The Vibrio tasmaniensis genomic sequence TACTCTCTCCCACTTCAATCTCGTAGCCAAGATCCAGCTTCGCGACCCATTCTTTATTGCCTTGTAAACGCGCTACAACTTGCTGTGCAGCGACTTTACCAATCTGCTCCCTTGGTGTTACTACAGTCGCTAAACGAGGCGTCATCGCCACTGTGATGTCGTGTCCGTGGAAACCTGCAATCGCCATCTTCTCGGGTACTTGAATACCACGTCGTACGCATTCGTAAAAAGCACCAATGGCCAAATCATCGTTAGTACAGAAAATACCATTCACTTCAGGGTGCTTATCAAGTAACTCACCTATCAGTTTTGCGCCTAAAGTAAACGAGGAAGCGTCTTCGGTTTGCAGCGTTACTGGCGTTTTGTCGGCTTCTTGCATCGCATGCTCATAGCCCGCCATTTTCAAGCGAGTACGTTCATCCATTCGAGCAGCCAAATAAGCGATATTGGTACGCCCTCGATCGAGCATGGTTTTGGTCATCGCTCTAGCCGCTTCGAAGTTATCAAAGCCCACTGCTTGTTCAATACGGGGAGACACCGAATCCATAATTTCAATCACAGGGATAGAAACAGTCTGCAGCATTTTACGCGCTCTATCAGTGTGCACATTTTCTGAAAGGATAATCGCATCAACGTTGTAAGAAAGCAGCGAAGCGATGCTCTGCTCTTCCAGTTCAGCGCTATAGCCATAGTGGGCAATCATGGTTTGGTAGCCCGCAGGCGCGGTGACTTGTTCAATGCCACGGATAACTTCGGCGAAAACTTGGTTAGTTAACGAGGGAACAAGAACACCGATAGCATTGCTTTTTGCGTTAGAAAGAATGTCTGGCGCACGATTAGGGATGTAACCTAACTCGTCGACTGCAGCGCTGATCTTATCTCGCAGTGCTTCTGATACCTGTGAAGAGTCTCTTAGACAGCGACTGACGGTCATTTTGGTGACACCAACTAGGTTGGCAACATCTTGTAATGTGGGACGTTTTTTCTTACTTAGCATACTGACAGCATCATGGTTACGATTAATGTTACTGGTAACATAGTAACGAATTTCGACTACTTTAGAAGAACTAAACACCTAAAACTTGATATCAGATCATAAACACACACTTCGCTTTGCCACCAATAAAACTAACAATACTTATTTTCGAAGACGATGTTCAATAAGTTCTCAACTTACACTTGATGTGTATATTACGTATTAAAAACCCCAACCTTGGATGATCAAGATTGGGGCTTGGTTTAACCCATTGCAATTGCGTACATAGCCAACCCCTATTAAGAGGCAGTAGCCTGTCTCTATTCGTTACCTAGCAACCGATGTCCATCAAGAATGCAAGATCGCTGTCCGCCGTGAACGTTTCAGCAAGTTGACCATGCTTAAAGAGCTTCATTGGCTTGCCTGTCGCGGTGTGGTACGTTAATTTTCCTTCACACACTTGCAGCATCGTCCCTTCAGGGATACCAACAACGACTTCACTTGGGTTCATGCACAAGAACTCTTCAATACGTTCATCACGTGTTTCGCCCATATGCCCAGAAATGGATGCTTCTATATAGTGAGGGTTAATCTGAAATGGCACAAAATTAAGCGCAGGCAAGATAGCAGCACTGACAATTGGCATATCATTAGTAGTACGGATCGTTGGGGTTGCGACATTTGTTCCCGCACTCCAACCAATAAACAGCTTACCTTTGTTGATCACAGCATCACGCATCGGTGTTACCAAACCTAGGTCGTGAAGCATACGGTTAAGCACCCACGTATTACCGCCACTAATGATGATACCATCAACCTCTTTCAAGGCTTGCACAGGGTCTTCGGCTTCATGAATACTCACCACTTCGCAATCATATTCATCGAACACTTGCTGCAATTGCTGCGCGCGATCTGAGTATTGCCCTCGAATCATTGCGAATGGAATAAACAACATTTTTTTAGGCTGAGTCTTTTCCATCATTGGACGAATCCACTCTTTACCATACTCTAAAAGTGATGTGTCACCTGGTAACTTACCGTTACTAAATAGCATTACATTCATTACAACCTCACTACAATTTGTAAATTTACTATATATTATTTTGATATTCTCTTGAACTACAGCACTTGCCGCTTTCAAAGGCTCTATGGGTAAGTATTCATAAATTGAGGGGAAGTAATGTGCGCCAGTAAACAAGTTCGGAAAAGGAATGACCTTTTGAGATAAAACAGTCCCGTCATAACCATAACGCGAAGGAATTGAACGCATTTCTATTCCAGCATTATTGTAATAATCGAAATCATTAAACATCTTTTCAATTTGGGGAAAACTTTTCTATAACAACCATGAAGTAATCAGGGAATCTATTATCCCCACAACCAACGGTGCGCAACCTATGATAGTCATGTTGAGATGATGGTCATACGTTATGGTGGCTTCAGTAGTTAATAGATTTATTCAACATTGTTCGACATGTTTGTTTTGGTTTAAAACGAATAAAAATAACGCCCTCTTATTTGAGGGCGTTATTGATTGTTTAAGCGTTCACTTTTACTTCAGTTCTTGGAGACTGACTCCAAGTCACGTGAAACTTTTCAGCTTCATCTCTATCGACTCGCGAATAAGTATGAGAACCAAAATAGTCACGTTGCGCTTGCAGCAGATTTGCAGGCAACACCTCACAACGTAATGAGTCGAAGTAACTCAGAGCTGAGCTGATTCCCAGCATCGGCACACCATACAGAGCTGAGTTCGCTACCGCGATGCGCCAAGCAAGCTCGCGCTCTTCCACTTGTTTGATGAAAGCCTCATCAAATAATAGGTTCGCTAGCTCAGTATTTTGTTGGTAAGCCGATGTGATACTTTGCAAGAAAGCGGCACGAATAATACAACCCGCTCGCCAAATTTTAGCAATTTTAGTGAAATCGAGATTCCATCC encodes the following:
- the gntR gene encoding gluconate operon transcriptional repressor GntR, translated to MLSKKKRPTLQDVANLVGVTKMTVSRCLRDSSQVSEALRDKISAAVDELGYIPNRAPDILSNAKSNAIGVLVPSLTNQVFAEVIRGIEQVTAPAGYQTMIAHYGYSAELEEQSIASLLSYNVDAIILSENVHTDRARKMLQTVSIPVIEIMDSVSPRIEQAVGFDNFEAARAMTKTMLDRGRTNIAYLAARMDERTRLKMAGYEHAMQEADKTPVTLQTEDASSFTLGAKLIGELLDKHPEVNGIFCTNDDLAIGAFYECVRRGIQVPEKMAIAGFHGHDITVAMTPRLATVVTPREQIGKVAAQQVVARLQGNKEWVAKLDLGYEIEVGESI
- the pepE gene encoding dipeptidase PepE — protein: MNVMLFSNGKLPGDTSLLEYGKEWIRPMMEKTQPKKMLFIPFAMIRGQYSDRAQQLQQVFDEYDCEVVSIHEAEDPVQALKEVDGIIISGGNTWVLNRMLHDLGLVTPMRDAVINKGKLFIGWSAGTNVATPTIRTTNDMPIVSAAILPALNFVPFQINPHYIEASISGHMGETRDERIEEFLCMNPSEVVVGIPEGTMLQVCEGKLTYHTATGKPMKLFKHGQLAETFTADSDLAFLMDIGC